The Halosimplex litoreum genome has a window encoding:
- a CDS encoding SDR family oxidoreductase: protein MDLQLDDSAALTTASSSGLGLASAKALAREGADVAVCGRTESHLESAENELEALGDGDVLAVEVDLTDRAEVEAYVEQVADEFGGIDQVVMSAGGPPSGAFLEMDDDDWYGAYDTLVMSAVWTTRFAYPYLAESDQGSITAITSRSVREVIDDLVLSNAVRRAVIGMVKTQAREFAPEVRVNAVLPSAHETARMEELISDAVERGEYEDYEAGLADWGEGVPLGRMGQPEELADVVAFLASPRASYVSGVALPIDGATMRS from the coding sequence ATGGACCTGCAACTCGACGACAGCGCGGCACTGACGACGGCCAGCTCCAGCGGTCTCGGGCTCGCGAGCGCGAAGGCGCTGGCCCGCGAGGGCGCGGACGTGGCCGTCTGTGGCCGCACGGAATCGCACCTCGAATCGGCCGAGAACGAACTCGAAGCGCTGGGCGACGGCGACGTGCTCGCCGTCGAAGTCGACCTCACCGACCGCGCGGAGGTCGAGGCGTACGTCGAACAGGTCGCCGACGAGTTCGGCGGGATCGACCAGGTCGTCATGAGCGCCGGCGGGCCGCCCAGCGGCGCGTTCCTGGAGATGGACGACGACGACTGGTACGGCGCCTACGACACGCTCGTCATGTCGGCCGTCTGGACGACGCGGTTCGCCTACCCCTACCTGGCCGAGTCCGATCAGGGCTCGATCACGGCGATCACTTCCCGCTCCGTCCGGGAGGTCATCGACGACCTCGTGCTCTCGAACGCCGTCCGCCGGGCGGTCATCGGGATGGTCAAGACCCAGGCGCGGGAGTTCGCGCCCGAGGTCCGGGTCAACGCCGTCCTCCCGAGCGCTCACGAGACCGCGCGGATGGAAGAACTCATCTCCGACGCCGTCGAGCGCGGCGAGTACGAGGACTACGAGGCCGGTCTCGCCGACTGGGGCGAGGGCGTCCCACTGGGCCGGATGGGCCAACCCGAGGAACTGGCCGACGTGGTCGCGTTCCTGGCCAGCCCGCGCGCCAGCTACGTGAGCGGAGTGGCGCTGCCCATCGACGGCGCGACGATGCGGAGCTAA